From a single Aspergillus puulaauensis MK2 DNA, chromosome 2, nearly complete sequence genomic region:
- a CDS encoding uncharacterized protein (COG:T;~EggNog:ENOG410PGBT;~InterPro:IPR001611,IPR003591,IPR032675;~go_function: GO:0005515 - protein binding [Evidence IEA]), translated as MSNQPWLDSLSDDWVSLPGTPASPAPTHSPINNHSRRSSLQNTPSRIPIPARRSIEHSPSSDAKKKIPRPCHHIRREPPTPKTPRTPKTPSKPRSPYPNISPKPTPPSGRKKTPLMDGRSPLRSVSNASSQPGQQSTVQIRPKKENSKQGTPEWRKRLVNGDIPSGEQPDLFAPIGLESVFKPPSPGSPLAGSTPIPRMNQPDDGWNFSTNSVVENKGKAPGRTSRSSRGSVRTASGKSGQGSRTMERNGKQTTKSRNQEKKRSAHLSVPATNNHDEPTDNAQMRSASGLEDLRNEDITPITFSGTNTVEGDGTAEIIKSALKQVTNKLERLNLAPGDRPDSRASDSVLFGQPTDIAVDAVPEDDLFDVTSNSLPQDLSMGTLDYRGRSAFASLQGDDPYQDERSFHKDQFSPTGFPSHRLTPFIRPSTRVRSSPPFFSKNNAQSDPLSLPRPSSAHVGSATNKISMSSGSPLKLFANHDTFTNNKLLRRMSQFEETLGEESDDDEPVSPSEEARRKGETRTLLNPQAEAQGERPGRRNDHSRTRNTQTPHINRFGEGQLDNFDFSDASPYEANFNTDSPEPNIAPPGHLLSAEGRVSRGHSYRHASSESEGQDAFSSGQNAATSRDMNSLKERDIRPKLNPTPNSPVKDPTPKRRRTVMKFHGSKLGEPTIEDSGATDDLSLLQRSLLQHGVRYDDNGEVLSGSAARPRTPTPHETGSFERTHSSPSRRSQKPEPEDNSPLTQNVPNVIGRQGNEDVRKGSITTQDFLNEATKVMNFIRSKGTTTSGLSRVDETDSEEDGDNGSYEEESTLEEFSRPPSREGVDLRKLREPKEPPNPRILSHLKKFQEHDEMEFGVSGSVMSLHFEDNDAARGDFDELQPEHRKRKLPAPQKTQEDDLYDFLRLNTGASGKSFSARSINTGSSQGSHAKGVLSSDIVSHLIPEQVNGLTYDRLKHQWVKEDERRSRMTKEGKEGDEDPFKDIPDLSVDEMEEMMRTENSRSPQNTRRSSQDGTLGPQNPESTRPDPKRSGPVSENGPKVPSVHLSSVQSGVSRSTASHPTSGTRETSWGTDVPKSRTSSHDVDHEIKLHEGRLSRPPEYPRDPNHQARVVTISFSSPLVSQIEYSDDDSPSKLRKIAIHSQAQAAATAAESSALQSSEHEQAFRRHSISKIDERSEGTNEDQSLVRRESEELEPTSGEVNIDESLAYLREHGLDTNYSFHLSPLPDFTVDQIDQPLQLEVSYVAQRTHPTSLRQIHGTFALATEDMIKHITEAEPYEPFWEHLRRLIMRRKGLITLHKLSEFCPRLEELDVSDNDIGQLSGIPPTLRNLRIQNNRLSNLTAWGQLGNLQYLDISGNDLENLDAVNGLIHLRELVADNNSLRNIDGVFGLNGLLKLKLKNNRLNSIDFEGAELTRLGELDLSHNELVSISNIQNLPALCQLDLSSNQLDEVPFSSSINVLQALKLSDNRLHNLDLGLFPALTLLYVDQNCLSTISGLGRTRDLEVLSARDQTIPDDGFFELDLGAVKDIRKVFLSSNKLSPLTLSPSTPLLSVQLLDLATCRLDALPADFALKFPNVKVLNLNFNSLVGMNELLGMNCLSRLTVAGNSISRLRRVCQVLSRVGRTNKSNGCSLQKVDIRGNPLTVRFYPPPLTGNGKQHIHKLMASEKTRSANNGLDLDLPLMAQLERDDRQLFNANDEYEGNNNLEDPEINDPYTLPPADPLLDQKYLANLDQATRLKRRVFELMLYAGTEGAIKILDGLELRPILEPGSDMNLAWARLEQLGVLKKKAITG; from the exons ATGAGTAACCAGCCATGGCTGGACAGCCTTTCAGACGACTGGGTGTCGTTGCCTGGGACTCCCGCCAGCCCTGCTCCCACCCACTCACCTATCAACAACCACTCCCGCCGCTCCAGTCTACAGAACACTCCTAGCCGCATTCCTATCCCCGCGCGCCGCTCCATCGAACACTCTCCGTCATCCGACGCGAAGAAAAAGATTCCGCGACCGTGCCATCACATTAGACGGGAACCCCCAACGCCCAAGACCCCGCGAACCCCAAAAACGCCCTCGAAGCCGAGATCGCCCTATCCTAATATAAGCCCAAAGCCGACGCCACCCTCTGGGCGTAAGAAGACACCCCTCATGGACGGAAGATCGCCTTTGCGATCGGTCTCTAACGCGTCGAGTCAACCTGGACAGCAAAGCACCGTGCAAATCAGGCcgaagaaggagaacagCAAACAGGGAACTCCCGAATGGCGGAAAAGGTTGGTAAATGGTGATATTCCTTCTGGCGAGCAACCCGACCTGTTTGCGCCAATCGGGCTGGAGAGTGTCTTCAAACCTCCCTCGCCGGGGTCGCCATTAGCGGGAAGCACGCCAATTCCGAGGATGAACCAGCCCGATGACGGATGGAACTTCAGCACCAATTCTGTGGTAGAAAATAAAGGGAAAGCTCCAGGACGGACATCGAGGAGTAGCCGTGGGAGTGTGCGCACGGCATCGGGGAAGTCTGGGCAGGGTTCGCGTACCATGGAACGGAAcggaaaacaaacaaccaaatCGCGAAATCAAGAGAAAAAACGATCAGCGCATCTATCAGTGCCTGCGACCAACAACCACGACGAACCGACAGACAATGCACAGATGCGGTCTGCCAGTGGTTTGGAGGACCTCCGAAACGAGGATATCACCCCCATCACCTTCTCGGGGACAAACACAGTGGAGGGCGATGGTACGGCTGAAATAATCAAGTCCGCGTTGAAGCAAGTTACAAACAAACTAGAGAGACTCAACTTGGCACCAGGGGACCGTCCTGATTCAAGAGCGAGCGATAGTGTTTTATTCGGCCAACCAACGGACATTGCGGTTGACGCCGTACCTGAGGATGACTTGTTCGACGTCACCAGCAACTCTCTCCCTCAAGACCTCTCAATGGGAACATTGGATTACCGAGGGCGGAGTGCTTTTGCGAGCCTGCAGGGTGACGACCCGTATCAGGATGAGCGCTCCTTCCACAAAGACCAGTTTTCTCCCACGGGCTTCCCTTCCCACCGCCTGACTCCATTCATTCGTCCCAGCACGAGAGTCCGAAGCTCGCCGCCTTTCTTCAGCAAGAACAATGCGCAAAGTGACCCCTTGTCATTGCCCCGACCTTCGTCCGCTCATGTCGGAAGCGCAACGAATAAAATAAGCATGTCATCCGGAAGCCCTCTGAAGCTCTTCGCGAATCATGACACATTCACAAACAACAAACTCCTTCGACGAATGAGCCAGTTCGAGGAGACACTTGGGGAAGAATcagatgatgacgagccGGTTTCACCATCCGAGGAAGCTCGCCGCAAGGGGGAGACCCGAACTCTCTTGAACCCTCAAGCAGAAGCACAGGGTGAACGACCGGGCCGAAGGAATGATCATTCACGAACTCGCAACACCCAAACTCCTCACATCAATCGCTTTGGGGAAGGTCAGCTCGATAACTTTGACTTTTCGGACGCAAGCCCTTATGAAGCGAATTTCAATACCGATTCTCCAGAACCCAACATTGCTCCACCCGGTCATTTATTATCGGCGGAGGGAAGGGTCTCAAGAGGACACTCGTATCGGCATGCCAGTAGTGAATCTGAAGGACAGGACGCCTTCTCAAGCGGACAGAACGCGGCAACAAGCCGTGATATGAATTCATTAAAAGAGCGAGATATTCGACCAAAACTTAACCCCACGCCCAACAGCCCTGTCAAAGATCCTACCCCGAAAAGACGACGAACGGTAATGAAATTCCACGGCTCTAAATTGGGCGAGCCAACCATTGAGGATAGTGGAGCTACCGATGATTTATCCTTGCTGCAACGAAGCCTGTTGCAGCATGGCGTTAGATATGATGATAACGGAGAAGTTCTGTCTGGATCCGCGGCTCGCCCACGGACACCCACACCTCACGAAACAGGGTCCTTCGAAAGAACCCATTCTTCACCAAGCAGGCGTTCACAAAAGCCCGAACCTGAGGATAACTCACCACTGACTCAAAATGTGCCCAATGTTATTGGACGGCAAGGGAATGAAGATGTTCGCAAGGGATCAATTACTACTCAAGATTTCCTTAATGAGGCGACCAAGGTTATGAATTTCATACGATCTAAAGGCACAACCACGAGTGGGTTGTCGAGGGTGGACGAAACTGACAGCGAGGAGGATGGTGACAACGGAAGTTACGAAGAGGAGTCAACCCTTGAGGAGTTCTCACGACCTCCTAGTAGGGAGGGCGTTGACTTGCGCAAATTGCGAGAACCCAAGGAGCCTCCTAACCCACGAATTCTGAGCCATTTGAAAAAGTTCCAGGAGCATGATGAGATGGAGTTTGGGGTTAGTGGATCTGTCATGTCTTTACATTTTGAAGATAATGATGCTGCGCGTGGAGACTTCGATGAACTTCAGCCAGAGCATCGGAAGCGCAAGCTTCCCGCGCCGCAAAAAACCCAAGAAGATGACCTTTACGACTTTCTGCGATTAAACACTGGGGCATCAGGAAAAAGCTTTAGTGCTCGATCGATCAATACAGGCTCATCGCAGGGCTCGCACGCAAAAGGTGTCCTGTCTTCAGATATCGTTTCCCATCTTATACCTGAACAGGTAAATGGGCTTACCTACGATCGCCTAAAGCATCAGTGGGTTAAAGAAGATGAGAGGAGATCTCGTATGAcgaaagaaggcaaagaggGCGACGAAGACCCTTTTAAAGATATTCCCGACCTCAGCGTTGacgagatggaagagatgATGAGGACCGAGAACTCCAGGTCTCCACAAAATACAAGGCGTTCGTCGCAGGACGGAACACTAGGTCCTCAAAACCCAGAGAGCACAAGGCCTGACCCTAAGCGATCAGGTCCCGTTTCCGAAAACGGGCCCAAAGTGCCGTCGGTTCATCTTAGCTCTGTCCAATCTGGAGTCAGCCGGTCGACCGCTAGCCATCCTACATCGGGCACGAGAGAGACATCCTGGGGTACGGATGTACCTAAGAGCAGAACGTCTTCCCATGATGTTGACCATGAAATCAAGCTGCACGAAGGTCGCTTGTCTAGGCCTCCTGAATATCCAAGGGACCCCAACCACCAAGCCCGAGTTGTGACAATTAGCTTTTCGTCCCCTCTTGTCTCCCAGATCGAATACAGTGACGATGATAGCCCTTCCAAACTTCGAAAAATTGCGATTCACTCCCAAGCACAAGCGGCggcgacagcagcagagagcTCCGCACTTCAGTCATCCGAGCATGAACAAGCATTTCGACGGCACTCTATCTCCAAAATCGATGAGCGCAGTGAAGGTACAAATGAGGATCAGAGCCTAGTCCGAAGAGAATCAGAAGAACTTGAACCCACATCGGGTGAAGTTAATATAGATGAATCCCTTGCCTACTTGCGAGAGCATGGATTGGATACGAACTATAGCTTCCATCTCAGCCCGCTTCCCGACTTTACGGTCGATCAGATTGATCAGCCATTGCAACTTGAAGTCAGCTATGTTGCTCAACGGACACATCCCACTTCGCTTCGCCAGATTCACGGAACATTTGCTCTGGCAACGGAGGATATGATCAAGCACATCACGGAGGCCGAACCATACGAACCCTTCTGGGAGCATCTTCGCCGCCTGATTATGCGTCGCAAAGGACTCATTACTCTTCACAAACTTAGCGAATTCTGTCCTcgcttggaggagttggacgTATCGGATAATGATATTGGCCAACTGAGTGGAATTCCCCCGACGCTGAGGAACCTACGAATCCAAAATAACCGCCTCTCTAATCTTACTGCATGGGGTCAGTTGGGTAACCTGCAGTACCTCGATATCTCGGGAAATGACTTGGAGAATCTGGACGCTGTGAATGGGCTCATCCACCTGCGTGAACTAGTAGCGGATAATAACAGTCTCCGCAATATTGATGGGGTTTTCGGACTCAATGGACtcttgaagctgaagctgaagaataATCGTTTGAACTCTATCGATTTCGAAGGAGCGGAACT AACTCGCCTCGGCGAACTTGACCTGAGCCATAATGAGCTAGTGTCCATTAGCAACATTCAGAATCTTCCTGCTTTGTGTCAATTGGATCTTAGCTCCAATCAACTAGACGAGGTGCCATTTTCCTCGTCCATAAATGTGTTGCAGGCTTTGAAGCTCTCGGACAATCGCCTACATAATCTCGATCTTGGACTTTTCCCAGCGCTTACCCTACTGTATGTGGACCAGAACTGCTTGTCCACAATTTCAGGTCTTGGCCGAACTCGGGACTTGGAGGTCCTGTCTGCACGGGATCAAACAATCCCTGATGACGGATTTTTCGAGTTGGACCTCGGTGCTGTGAAAGATATTAGGAAGGTTTTCCTGTCTTCCAACAAGCTCTCACCACTGACCCTCTCGCCGTCTACGCCTCTTTTGAGTGTGCAACTTCTTGACTTGGCAACATGTCGGTTAGATGCCCTTCCCGCCGACTTCGCCCTCAAATTCCCCAACGTCAAAGTCCTCAACCTGAATTTCAATTCTTTGGTGGGGATGAACGAGCTGCTCGGCATGAATTGTCTCTCCCGGCTGACTGTTGCTGGTAACTCAATATCGCGACTCAGAAGAGTCTGTCAGGTCCTTAGTCGGGTTGGCCGTACAAACAAATCGAATGGCTGCTCGCTCCAAAAAGTTGACATCAGAGGCAACCCCCTCACAGTTAGGTTTTACCCCCCGCCCCTCACTGGGAATGGCAAACAACATATACACAAATTGATGGCGAGTGAGAAAACACGTTCTGCGAATAATGgtctggatttggatttgcCTCTCATGGCGCAGCTTGAACGTGATGATCGCCAATTGTTTAACGCGAACGACGAATATGAGGGCAATAACAATCTCGAGGACCCTGAAATCAACGATCCCTATACCCTGCCCCCTGCAGATCCGTTGCTAGACCAAAAGTACCTCGCCAACTTGGACCAGGCGACAAGACTCAAACGTAGAGTCTTCGAGCTTATGCTCTACGCAGGAACCGAGGGTGCCATCAAAATTCTTGATGGGTTGGAACTCCGGCCCATCTTGGAACCAGGTTCAGATATGAACCTGGCTTGGGCTCGACTCGAACAACTCGGCGTACTCAAAAAGAAGGCAATCACTGGCTGA
- a CDS encoding uncharacterized protein (COG:S;~EggNog:ENOG410PU4N) yields MPPRRPVSPLALETCPPRDSDLDDYELACSDDDLDESHRSARRRRIEKLGEAYLKGNSLFILSASLRGPLEGGWVNPWQKDRGKAAENKRDNGPTVRPFIPETNSHKRRHIQSPTVIPCSTSSATPQTLSRTERSHAYAKLKPADREPGLASAARDSQSPRFTRYKPPDSRWLKKDKVSTRFQNIDPPTSPTTSISSRQPRKGGTAGSQLNGRPGLADYESASSSNSHQRKQSKQLEPEKNDPSSHRERHTPGSALQKDSSQSLNGSVHVVSSSSQLPKFEFRLKQRGKPTEKIERQHSPKPIGEDGNKANTVGTSDVPAGRAEKHPENSPSTRSAEPVQVEPNVQQNAVNSLTLTNGSNIMKNTMSTNLDKGLVSNPTNDTTSENNLPFAQPAPVNPAPSDNLTSLYSIAVSKATSNRTEEHNADQQFSTQAALMMAQKSFQNDILSPDNSPVTSAKKRRASQDPNHHSPNAVNITPFHAINTRGREISCRTNEPGTNRREMMSTQYMVDAATPFTFSTEKKAEFRTLSTGKDISKGKKRKTTSFAVSSPSEIPSEHWTPDEDHTENIGQHSAEAHNSPSGSEQNALPMTLTGTTPPTAQAEQAMESFDLSQAIAEAGSWLQQSFEINKDITHCKSAQLPPPRPSETAQ; encoded by the coding sequence ATGCCACCCCGTCGACCAGTTTCCCCTCTCGCACTGGAAACATGCCCACCGCGAGACTCGGACCTGGACGACTATGAGCTGGCGTGCTCAGACGATGACCTTGACGAGAGCCACCGCTCTGCGCGGCGCCGGAGGATTGAGAAGCTTGGGGAGGCATATCTGAAGGGCAATTCTCTTTTTATcctttctgcttctcttcggGGTCCTTTGGAGGGAGGCTGGGTAAACCCATGGCAAAAGGACAGGGGGAAAGCCGCTGAAAACAAGCGCGACAACGGCCCGACCGTACGACCATTTATACCGGAAACCAACTCTCACAAACGCCGACACATCCAAAGCCCAACTGTCATTCCTTGTTCTACATCTTCGGCTACCCCGCAGACTTTATCTCGTACTGAGCGCTCTCACGCATACGCAAAACTCAAGCCCGCGGATCGGGAGCCTGGCTTAGCATCAGCCGCACGCGATAGTCAATCTCCTCGCTTCACTCGATATAAACCTCCAGACTCAAGATGGTTGAAAAAGGACAAGGTCTCCACCCGATTTCAGAACATTGATCCACCCACATCGCCTACGACTAGTATTTCTTCCCGCCAACCGAGGAAAGGTGGTACAGCTGGTTCTCAATTAAATGGCAGACCAGGATTGGCGGATTATGAGTCTGCCAGCTCATCAAACAGCCACCAACGAAAGCAGTCGAAACAACTGGAGCCAGAAAAGAATGATCCATCTTCCCACAGAGAACGTCATACACCTGGATCAGCCCTGCAGAAAGATAGCTCTCAGTCTCTGAACGGATCAGTCCACGTGGTATCGTCATCATCTCAACTACCGAAATTTGAGTTTCGATTGAAACAGCGTGGCAAGCCTACAGAGAAAATAGAAAGACAGCACAGTCCAAAACCTATAGGCGAAGATGGTAACAAGGCCAACACTGTTGGCACCTCTGATGTGCCTGCGGGCAGAGCAGAGAAACATCCTGAAAACTCTCCATCGACACGCAGTGCTGAACCTGTCCAGGTAGAGCCTAACGTTCAGCAGAATGCAGTGAATTCGCTGACCTTGACGAATGGCTCTAATATTATGAAAAACACTATGTCAACGAATTTGGACAAAGGGTTGGTTAGCAACCCTACCAATGATACCACAAGCGAGAACAACCTACCGTTCGCCCAACCTGCACCTGTGAATCCGGCACCTTCCGATAATCTCACATCCCTATATTCGATCGCGGTGTCGAAAGCCACTTCAAACCGAACCGAGGAACATAACGCCGATCAGCAATTCTCCACACAGGCGGCCCTTATGATGGCGCAGAAATCTTTCCAGAATGACATTTTAAGCCCCGACAACAGTCCAGTGACATCGGCAAAAAAACGACGAGCATCTCAAGACCCGAACCACCACTCCCCAAACGCAGTCAACATTACCCCGTTCCATGCAATCAATACGCGCGGACGAGAAATTTCCTGTCGAACAAACGAACCCGGGACAAACAGACGGGAAATGATGAGTACGCAGTACATGGTTGATGCTGCGACACCCTTCACATTTAGTACCGAGAAGAAAGCCGAATTCCGTACACTGTCGACTGGAAAAGACATATCGAAGGGCAAGAAGCGGAAAACAACCAGTTTTGCTGTATCATCCCCGTCCGAGATCCCGTCAGAGCATTGGACGCCTGACGAGGACCACACGGAAAACATTGGGCAGCATTCCGCAGAAGCTCATAATTCACCTTCTGGATCCGAGCAGAACGCTCTGCCCATGACCCTGACGGGCACAACGCCACCCACAGCCCAGGCGGAGCAAGCTATGGAAAGCTTTGATCTTAGTCAGGCAATTGCAGAAGCGGGCAGCTGGTTGCAGCAAAGCTTCGAGATCAATAAGGACATTACACACTGCAAATCTGCCCAGCTGCCTCCACCTCGCCCTTCAGAGACAGCCCAATAG